The Streptomyces achromogenes genome window below encodes:
- a CDS encoding HAD family hydrolase, producing the protein MTSTVPAPVTRTAEGSALQAVLLDMDGTLVDTEGFWWDVEVEVFAALGHTLDDSWRHVVVGGPMSRSAGFLIEATGADVTVGELTVLLNEGFEDRITRALPLMPGAARLLAELTEHEVPTALVSASHRRIIDRVIASLGVEHFRLSVAGDEVAHTKPHPDPYLFAAAGLGVDPTRCAVVEDTATGVASAEAAGCLVVAVPSVAPIAPASRRTVVSSLEQVDLSFLRGLMPLN; encoded by the coding sequence ATGACCAGCACGGTTCCCGCGCCAGTAACCCGTACGGCCGAGGGCTCCGCCCTGCAGGCCGTGCTCCTCGACATGGACGGCACCCTGGTGGACACCGAGGGCTTCTGGTGGGACGTCGAGGTCGAGGTCTTCGCCGCACTCGGGCACACCCTCGACGACTCCTGGCGCCATGTCGTGGTCGGCGGGCCGATGAGCCGCAGCGCCGGGTTCCTGATCGAGGCGACCGGAGCCGACGTCACCGTCGGCGAACTCACCGTCCTGCTCAACGAGGGGTTCGAGGACCGCATCACCCGCGCCCTGCCCCTGATGCCGGGAGCGGCCCGGCTGCTCGCCGAGCTGACCGAGCACGAGGTGCCCACCGCCCTCGTCTCCGCCTCCCACCGCCGCATCATCGACCGCGTCATCGCCTCACTCGGCGTCGAGCACTTCCGCCTCAGCGTCGCCGGCGACGAGGTCGCTCACACCAAGCCGCACCCCGATCCCTACCTGTTCGCCGCCGCCGGCCTCGGCGTGGACCCCACGAGGTGCGCGGTCGTCGAGGACACCGCGACGGGCGTCGCCTCGGCGGAGGCAGCGGGCTGCCTCGTGGTCGCCGTGCCCTCCGTGGCACCGATCGCCCCCGCGTCACGACGCACCGTCGTCTCCTCGCTCGAACAGGTCGACCTGTCTTTTCTGCGCGGCCTGATGCCGCTCAACTGA
- the metH gene encoding methionine synthase yields the protein MASVPPTPSADSRTRVSALREALATRVVVADGAMGTMLQAQEPTLEDFQDLEGCNEVLNITRPDIVRSVHEEYFAAGVDCVETNTFGANHSAMAEYDIAERVHELSEAGARIARETADAFAARDGRTRWVLGSIGPGTKLPTLGHIGYGTLRDGFQANAEGLLAGGADALIVETTQDLLQTKSSILGARRAMEATGADVPLLVSMAFETTGTMLLGSEIGAALTALEPLGIDMIGLNCSTGPAEMSEHLRYLARHSRTPLLCMPNAGLPILTKDGAHFPLDAEGLADAQENFVRDYGLNLIGGCCGTTPEHLRQVVERVRGLEPAERSPRPEPGAASLYQTVPFRQDTSYLAIGERTNANGSKKFREAMLAGRWDDCVEMAREQIREGAHLLDLCVDYVGRDGVADMEELAGRFATASTLPIVLDSTEVEVIRAGLEKLGGRAVINSVNYEDGDGPESRFAKVTRLAQEHGAALIALTIDEVGQARTPEKKVEIAERLIADLTGNWGIRESDILIDTLTFTICTGQEESRGDGVATIEAIRELKRRHPEVQTTLGLSNISFGLNPAARILLNSVFLDECVKAGLDSAIVHASKILPIARFSEEEVQTALDLIHDRRAEGYDPLQKLMQLFEGATAKSLKAGRAEELAALPLEERLKRRIIDGERNGLEADLDEALLTRPALEIVNDTLLDGMKVVGELFGSGQMQLPFVLQSAEVMKAAVAHLEPHMEKSDDDGKGTIVLATVRGDVHDIGKNLVDIILSNNGYNVVNLGIKQPVSAILDAAAEHRADVIGMSGLLVKSTVIMKENLEELNQRGLAADYPVILGGAALTRAYVEQDLHEIYGGEVRYARDAFEGLRLMDALIGVKRGVPGAKLPELRQRRVRASAAPAEVEERPEEGHVRSDVATDNPVPTPPFEGTRVIKGIQLKEYASWLDEGALFKGQWGLKQARTGDGPTYDELVETEGRPRLRGLLDKLQTDNLLEAAVVYGYFPCVSKDDDLIILDEQGNERTRFTFPRQRRGRRLCLADFFRPEESGETDVVGLQVVTVGSRIGEETAKLFASNSYRDYLELHGLSVQLAEALAEYWHARVRSELGFAGEDPADVEDMFALKYRGARFSLGYGACPDLEDRAKIAELLRPERIGVHLSEEFQLHPEQSTDAIVIHHPEAKYFNAR from the coding sequence ATGGCCTCTGTGCCGCCGACCCCTTCCGCCGACAGCCGGACCCGTGTGTCCGCGCTCCGAGAGGCCCTGGCCACCCGTGTGGTGGTGGCAGACGGAGCCATGGGCACCATGCTCCAGGCCCAGGAGCCCACCCTTGAGGACTTCCAGGACCTCGAGGGCTGCAACGAGGTCCTCAACATCACCCGCCCCGACATCGTGCGCTCCGTGCACGAGGAGTACTTCGCCGCCGGCGTGGACTGCGTCGAGACCAACACCTTCGGCGCGAACCACTCCGCCATGGCCGAGTACGACATCGCCGAACGGGTCCACGAGCTGTCCGAGGCCGGCGCCCGCATCGCCCGCGAGACCGCCGACGCCTTCGCCGCACGCGACGGACGCACCCGCTGGGTCCTCGGCTCGATCGGTCCCGGCACCAAGCTGCCCACCCTCGGCCACATCGGCTACGGCACGCTGCGCGACGGCTTCCAGGCCAACGCCGAGGGCCTGCTCGCCGGCGGCGCCGACGCCCTGATCGTCGAGACCACCCAGGACCTCCTCCAGACGAAGTCGTCGATCCTGGGCGCCAGGCGCGCGATGGAGGCGACCGGCGCCGACGTGCCCCTGCTGGTCTCCATGGCCTTCGAGACGACCGGCACCATGCTGCTCGGCTCCGAGATCGGCGCCGCGCTCACCGCGCTGGAACCGCTCGGCATCGACATGATCGGCCTGAACTGCTCCACCGGCCCCGCCGAGATGAGCGAGCACCTGCGCTACCTGGCCCGGCACTCCCGCACCCCGCTGCTGTGCATGCCGAACGCCGGACTGCCGATCCTCACCAAGGACGGCGCTCACTTCCCGCTCGACGCCGAAGGCCTGGCCGACGCCCAGGAGAACTTCGTCCGCGACTACGGGCTCAACCTCATCGGCGGCTGCTGCGGAACCACCCCCGAGCACCTGCGCCAGGTCGTCGAACGCGTCCGCGGCCTCGAGCCCGCCGAGCGGAGCCCCCGCCCCGAGCCCGGCGCCGCCTCCCTCTACCAGACCGTGCCCTTCCGCCAGGACACCTCCTACCTGGCGATCGGCGAACGCACCAACGCCAACGGATCCAAGAAGTTCCGCGAGGCCATGCTGGCCGGCCGCTGGGACGACTGCGTCGAGATGGCCCGCGAGCAGATCCGCGAGGGCGCGCACCTGCTGGACCTGTGCGTGGACTACGTCGGCCGCGACGGCGTCGCCGACATGGAGGAACTCGCCGGCCGCTTCGCCACCGCCTCCACCCTGCCGATCGTCCTGGACTCCACCGAGGTCGAGGTCATCCGGGCCGGCCTGGAGAAGCTCGGCGGCCGCGCGGTGATCAACTCGGTGAACTACGAGGACGGCGACGGCCCCGAGTCCCGCTTCGCCAAGGTCACCAGGCTGGCCCAGGAGCACGGCGCGGCGCTGATCGCGCTGACCATCGACGAGGTGGGCCAGGCCCGCACCCCGGAGAAGAAGGTCGAGATCGCCGAACGGCTCATCGCCGACCTCACCGGCAACTGGGGCATCCGCGAGTCGGACATCCTCATCGACACCCTGACCTTCACCATCTGCACCGGCCAGGAGGAGTCCCGGGGCGACGGCGTCGCCACCATCGAGGCGATCCGCGAGCTCAAGCGCCGTCACCCCGAGGTGCAGACCACCCTCGGCCTGTCGAACATCTCCTTCGGCCTCAACCCGGCCGCCCGCATCCTGCTGAACTCCGTCTTCCTCGACGAGTGCGTCAAGGCGGGCCTGGACTCCGCGATCGTCCACGCCTCCAAGATCCTGCCCATCGCCCGCTTCAGCGAGGAGGAGGTGCAGACCGCCCTCGACCTGATCCACGACCGGCGCGCCGAAGGCTACGACCCCCTCCAGAAGCTCATGCAGCTCTTCGAGGGCGCCACCGCCAAATCCCTCAAGGCCGGCCGGGCCGAGGAACTGGCCGCGCTCCCGCTGGAGGAGCGCCTCAAGCGGCGCATCATCGACGGCGAGCGCAACGGCCTCGAGGCCGACCTCGACGAGGCACTGCTCACCCGGCCCGCCCTGGAGATCGTCAACGACACCCTGCTGGACGGCATGAAGGTCGTCGGCGAGCTGTTCGGGTCGGGCCAGATGCAGCTGCCGTTCGTCCTGCAGTCCGCCGAGGTCATGAAGGCGGCGGTGGCCCACCTCGAGCCGCACATGGAGAAGTCCGACGACGACGGCAAGGGCACCATCGTGCTCGCCACGGTCCGCGGCGACGTCCACGACATCGGCAAGAACCTCGTCGACATCATCCTGTCCAACAACGGCTACAACGTCGTCAACCTCGGCATCAAGCAGCCGGTCTCCGCGATCCTGGACGCCGCCGCCGAGCACCGGGCCGACGTCATCGGCATGTCCGGCCTGCTGGTCAAATCCACGGTGATCATGAAGGAGAACCTGGAGGAGCTCAACCAGCGCGGACTCGCGGCGGACTACCCGGTCATCCTCGGCGGCGCCGCCCTGACCCGGGCCTACGTCGAGCAGGACCTGCACGAGATCTACGGAGGCGAGGTCCGCTACGCCCGCGACGCATTCGAGGGCCTGCGCCTCATGGACGCCCTGATCGGCGTCAAGCGGGGCGTGCCCGGCGCGAAGCTGCCCGAGCTCAGGCAACGCCGGGTGCGCGCGAGCGCCGCCCCCGCCGAGGTCGAGGAGCGGCCCGAGGAGGGCCACGTCCGCTCCGACGTCGCCACCGACAACCCCGTGCCGACGCCGCCCTTCGAGGGCACCCGCGTCATCAAGGGCATCCAGCTCAAGGAGTACGCCTCCTGGCTCGACGAAGGCGCCCTCTTCAAGGGCCAGTGGGGCCTCAAGCAGGCCCGCACCGGCGACGGGCCGACCTACGACGAACTCGTCGAGACCGAGGGCCGGCCCCGGCTGCGCGGCCTGCTCGACAAGCTGCAGACCGACAACCTCCTCGAGGCCGCCGTCGTCTACGGCTACTTCCCCTGCGTCTCCAAGGACGACGACCTGATCATCCTGGACGAACAGGGCAACGAGCGGACCCGCTTCACCTTCCCCCGTCAGCGCCGCGGCCGCCGGCTGTGTCTGGCCGACTTCTTCCGCCCCGAGGAGTCGGGGGAGACCGACGTGGTCGGCCTCCAGGTCGTCACCGTCGGCTCGCGCATCGGCGAGGAGACGGCCAAGCTCTTCGCGTCGAACTCCTACCGCGACTACCTCGAACTGCACGGCCTGTCCGTGCAGCTGGCCGAGGCCCTCGCCGAGTACTGGCACGCACGCGTGCGCTCTGAACTCGGCTTCGCCGGCGAGGACCCGGCCGACGTCGAGGACATGTTCGCCCTGAAGTACCGCGGCGCCCGCTTCTCCCTCGGCTACGGCGCCTGCCCCGACCTCGAGGACCGCGCCAAGATCGCCGAGCTGCTCCGGCCCGAGCGGATCGGCGTCCACCTGTCCGAGGAGTTCCAGCTCCACCCCGAGCAGTCCACGGACGCCATCGTGATCCACCACCCCGAGGCGAAGTACTTCAACGCCCGGTGA
- the glpK gene encoding glycerol kinase GlpK, which yields MTDAHTAGPFIAAIDQGTTSSRCIVFDRDGRIVSVDQKEHEQIFPKPGWVEHDANEIWTNVQEVVAGAIEKAGITRDDIKAIGITNQRETTLLWDKNTGQPVHNAIVWQDTRTDALCRELGRNVGQDRFRRETGLPLASYFAGPKARWLLDNVEGLRERAEAGDILFGTMDTWVIWNLTGGVDGGKHYTDVTNASRTMLMNLHTLEWDDKIAESIGVPLAMLPEIRSSAEVYGEVTGGRLGDLLGGIPVASALGDQQAALFGQTCFAEGEAKSTYGTGTFMLLNTGEKIINSYSGLLTTVGYRIGDQKPVYALEGSIAVTGSLVQWMRDQMGLISTAAEIETLALSVEDNGGAYFVPAFSGLFAPYWRSDARGVIAGLTRYVTKAHLARAVLEATAWQTREITDAMTKDSGVELAALKVDGGMTSNNLLMQTLSDFLDAPVVRPMVAETTCLGAAYAAGLAVGFWTNTDDLRANWRRAAEWTPRMDAETRDREYKSWLKAVERTMGWLEDEE from the coding sequence GTGACCGACGCGCACACCGCCGGCCCGTTCATCGCCGCCATCGACCAGGGCACCACCTCCTCGCGCTGCATCGTCTTCGACCGGGACGGCCGCATCGTCTCCGTCGACCAGAAGGAGCACGAGCAGATCTTCCCGAAGCCGGGCTGGGTCGAGCACGACGCCAACGAGATCTGGACCAACGTCCAGGAAGTCGTCGCCGGAGCCATCGAGAAGGCCGGCATCACCCGTGACGACATCAAGGCCATCGGCATCACCAACCAGCGTGAGACCACGCTGCTGTGGGACAAGAACACCGGTCAGCCCGTCCACAACGCCATCGTCTGGCAGGACACCCGCACCGACGCCCTCTGCCGCGAGCTCGGCCGCAACGTCGGCCAGGACCGCTTCCGCCGGGAGACGGGCCTGCCGCTGGCCTCCTACTTCGCCGGCCCCAAGGCCCGCTGGCTGCTCGACAACGTCGAGGGCCTGCGCGAGCGCGCCGAGGCCGGCGACATCCTCTTCGGCACCATGGACACCTGGGTCATCTGGAACCTGACCGGCGGCGTCGACGGCGGCAAGCACTACACCGACGTCACCAACGCCTCCCGCACCATGCTGATGAACCTCCACACCCTGGAGTGGGACGACAAGATCGCCGAGTCCATCGGCGTCCCACTGGCGATGCTGCCCGAGATCCGCTCCTCCGCCGAGGTCTACGGCGAGGTCACCGGCGGCAGGCTCGGCGACCTGCTCGGCGGCATCCCGGTCGCCTCCGCGCTCGGCGACCAGCAGGCGGCCCTGTTCGGCCAGACCTGCTTCGCGGAGGGCGAGGCCAAGTCCACGTACGGCACCGGCACGTTCATGCTGCTGAACACCGGCGAGAAGATCATCAACTCGTACTCCGGCCTGCTGACCACCGTCGGCTACCGCATCGGCGACCAGAAGCCGGTCTACGCCCTCGAGGGCTCGATCGCCGTCACCGGTTCGCTCGTGCAGTGGATGCGCGACCAGATGGGCCTGATCTCCACCGCCGCCGAGATCGAGACGCTCGCGCTCTCCGTCGAGGACAACGGCGGCGCCTACTTCGTGCCGGCCTTCTCCGGGCTGTTCGCCCCGTACTGGCGCTCCGACGCCCGCGGTGTGATCGCCGGCCTCACCCGGTACGTCACCAAGGCGCACCTCGCGCGCGCCGTTCTGGAGGCCACGGCCTGGCAGACCCGCGAGATCACCGACGCCATGACGAAGGACTCCGGCGTCGAGCTCGCGGCCCTCAAGGTCGACGGCGGCATGACCTCCAACAACCTGCTGATGCAGACCCTCTCGGACTTCCTGGACGCGCCCGTGGTGCGCCCGATGGTCGCCGAGACCACCTGCCTCGGCGCCGCCTACGCCGCCGGCCTCGCCGTCGGCTTCTGGACCAACACCGACGACCTGCGCGCCAACTGGCGACGGGCCGCCGAGTGGACCCCCCGCATGGACGCGGAGACCCGCGACCGTGAGTACAAGAGCTGGCTCAAGGCCGTCGAGCGGACCATGGGCTGGCTCGAGGACGAGGAGTAA
- a CDS encoding glycerol-3-phosphate dehydrogenase/oxidase, with protein MTSQSTLQSVPALGTRPASGSNPSRAETREQLSKASYDLLVIGGGILGISTAWHAAQSGLRVALVDAGDFAGATSSASSKLLHGGLRYLQTGAVKLVAENHFERRAVSRQVAPHLANPLTFYLPVYKGGPHGAAKLGAGVFAYSALSAFGDGVGHLLSPAKAAQDVPELRTDNLKAVAVYGDDQMNDARMALMTVRAAVESGAVVLNHAEVSGLRFTRGRVTGADLRDRLSGDEFGVNARLVLNATGPWVDHLRTMEDPNAAPSIRLSKGAHLVLKRTAPWRAALATPIDKYRITFALPWEDMLLLGTTDEEFEGDPADVAVTEKDTAQILDEAAFSIRDQQLDRDLITYAFAGLRVLPGGPGDTAKAKRETVVTEGRGGMLSVAGGKWTTFRHIGRTVMQKLEALPGHPLGDDFEPISSLPKKLPLPGVANPRAVAHRLLVDNPAPGPRMAADTAKHLATHYGSLAFDIARLANDNPELAARVHPDAPEIWAQVVYARDNEWAETADDVLRRRTTLTIRGLATDDVRAKVQDLLDKK; from the coding sequence ATGACCAGTCAGTCCACCCTGCAGTCCGTGCCTGCCCTGGGGACGCGCCCGGCGTCCGGCTCCAACCCGAGCCGCGCCGAGACCCGGGAGCAGCTCTCCAAGGCGTCGTACGACCTCCTCGTCATCGGCGGCGGCATCCTGGGCATCTCCACCGCCTGGCACGCCGCGCAGTCCGGCCTCAGGGTGGCCCTGGTCGACGCCGGCGACTTCGCCGGCGCCACCTCCTCCGCCTCCTCCAAGCTGCTCCACGGCGGTCTGCGCTACCTGCAGACCGGCGCGGTGAAGCTGGTGGCGGAGAACCACTTCGAGCGCCGTGCGGTCTCCCGCCAGGTGGCCCCCCACCTGGCGAACCCGCTCACGTTCTACCTCCCCGTGTACAAGGGCGGGCCGCACGGCGCGGCGAAGCTCGGGGCGGGCGTCTTCGCCTACTCCGCGCTGTCGGCGTTCGGCGACGGCGTCGGTCACCTCCTGTCCCCGGCCAAGGCCGCGCAGGACGTGCCCGAGCTGCGCACCGACAACCTCAAGGCCGTGGCCGTGTACGGCGACGACCAGATGAACGACGCGCGCATGGCGCTGATGACGGTCCGCGCGGCCGTCGAGTCGGGCGCGGTCGTCCTCAACCACGCCGAGGTGTCCGGCCTGCGCTTCACCAGGGGCCGGGTCACCGGCGCGGACCTGCGCGACCGGCTCTCCGGCGACGAGTTCGGCGTCAACGCCCGCCTGGTGCTGAACGCGACCGGCCCGTGGGTCGATCACCTGCGCACGATGGAGGACCCGAACGCCGCGCCGTCCATCCGTCTGTCGAAGGGCGCGCACCTCGTCCTGAAGCGCACCGCGCCCTGGCGGGCCGCGCTCGCCACCCCCATCGACAAGTACCGCATCACCTTCGCCCTCCCGTGGGAGGACATGCTGCTGCTCGGCACCACCGACGAGGAATTCGAGGGCGACCCGGCGGACGTCGCGGTCACCGAGAAGGACACCGCGCAGATACTCGACGAGGCCGCGTTCTCCATCCGCGACCAGCAGCTCGACCGCGACCTGATCACCTACGCCTTCGCCGGTCTGCGCGTGCTGCCGGGCGGTCCCGGCGACACCGCGAAGGCCAAGCGCGAGACCGTCGTCACCGAGGGCAGGGGCGGCATGCTGTCCGTCGCCGGCGGCAAGTGGACGACGTTCCGGCACATCGGCCGTACGGTCATGCAGAAGCTGGAGGCGCTGCCGGGCCACCCGCTGGGCGACGACTTCGAACCGATCTCCTCGCTGCCGAAGAAGCTGCCCCTGCCCGGCGTCGCCAACCCGCGCGCGGTCGCCCACCGTCTGCTGGTCGACAACCCGGCGCCCGGCCCGCGCATGGCCGCCGACACGGCGAAGCACCTGGCGACCCACTACGGCTCGCTGGCCTTCGACATCGCGCGGCTGGCCAACGACAACCCCGAGCTGGCCGCGCGCGTCCACCCGGACGCCCCGGAGATCTGGGCGCAGGTCGTCTACGCCCGCGACAACGAGTGGGCCGAGACGGCGGACGACGTGCTGCGCCGCCGTACCACGCTGACCATCCGCGGCCTCGCCACGGACGACGTGCGCGCCAAGGTGCAGGACCTGCTCGACAAGAAGTGA
- a CDS encoding IclR family transcriptional regulator, whose amino-acid sequence MARNIQSVERAAAMLRLLAGGERRLGLSDIASSTGLAKGTAHGILRTLQQEGFVEQDDASGRYQLGAELLRLGTTYLDVHELRARALVWTDDLARSSGESVHLGVLHQQGVLIVHHVFRPDDSRQVLEIGAMQPLHSTALGKVLAAYDPVAHSEALEAERKPYTDRTVCDAEAFEHILDMTRARGYAADVEETWEGVASIAAPIHDRRRMPVGAVGVTGAVERLGRDGELRPELIAAVRDCARAVSRDLGGGRF is encoded by the coding sequence ATGGCGCGGAACATCCAGTCGGTCGAACGTGCGGCCGCGATGCTGCGGCTGCTCGCGGGCGGCGAGCGGCGGCTGGGCCTGTCGGACATCGCCTCGTCCACGGGTCTGGCCAAGGGCACTGCCCACGGCATCCTGCGCACCCTCCAGCAGGAGGGCTTCGTCGAGCAGGACGACGCGTCCGGGCGCTATCAGCTGGGTGCGGAACTGCTGCGCCTGGGCACCACCTACCTGGACGTGCACGAGCTGCGCGCGCGTGCCCTGGTCTGGACGGACGACCTCGCCCGGTCCAGCGGCGAGAGCGTGCACCTGGGGGTGCTGCACCAGCAGGGCGTGCTGATCGTGCACCACGTCTTCCGGCCGGACGACAGCCGGCAGGTGCTGGAGATCGGGGCGATGCAGCCGCTGCACTCCACGGCCCTGGGCAAGGTGCTGGCGGCCTACGACCCGGTCGCGCACAGCGAGGCCCTGGAGGCCGAGCGCAAGCCCTACACGGACCGCACTGTGTGCGACGCGGAGGCGTTCGAGCACATCCTCGACATGACCCGCGCGCGCGGGTACGCGGCGGACGTCGAGGAGACCTGGGAGGGCGTCGCGTCCATCGCCGCGCCCATCCACGACCGGCGGCGCATGCCCGTCGGGGCGGTCGGCGTCACCGGCGCCGTGGAGCGGCTGGGCCGGGACGGCGAGCTGCGTCCGGAGCTGATCGCCGCGGTGCGCGACTGCGCCCGCGCGGTCTCCCGGGACCTGGGCGGCGGGCGGTTCTGA
- a CDS encoding ABC transporter substrate-binding protein, with translation MNRKTLVLPAVVGLLAPVLAACGGSDSGSGGGDAIVVGTTDRFTASKDAPAPLDPAYSYDVGTWNILRQTVQTLMIQPKGEGEPVPEAAESCGFTDTGNERYACKLRSGLQFADGDAVTAKDVKFSIDRARAIKADSGVFALLSTIDTIETQGDNEVIFHLKTADATFPFKLSTPVAGIVNPDDYDKGKLRDGFAVDGSGPYILKADTDGDEMTKAVFTRNPHYKGTLKVNNDEVDMVSYKDADAMGTALQKGDIDLMTRTMSPEQIKKLAESPAGGDIDLVELNGLEIRYLAFDTTDPAVKSKAVRQAMAQIINRNELVSKVYGSQAEPLYSLVPASLTGHSNSFVNTYGEPNVGKAKALLADADITKPVKLTLNYTTDHYGPATKQEFEVLQKQLNDSGLFDVTIKGTAWDAFVPAERKGEYAVWGMGWFPDFPDADNFVAPFLDKDNFLKSPYSNSDIIDTLIPSSRREADRQSATKSLTEIQDIVAKDVPILPLWQGKQYVAANNDVTGTAYALNSSATLQLWELGRGASS, from the coding sequence ATGAACCGCAAGACTTTGGTGCTGCCGGCCGTGGTCGGTCTGCTCGCGCCCGTGCTCGCCGCCTGCGGAGGGTCCGACAGCGGCAGCGGCGGCGGCGACGCCATCGTCGTGGGCACCACCGACCGGTTCACCGCCAGCAAGGACGCCCCGGCCCCGCTCGACCCGGCTTACTCCTACGACGTCGGCACCTGGAACATTCTGCGCCAGACCGTGCAGACCCTGATGATCCAGCCCAAGGGCGAGGGCGAGCCCGTCCCGGAAGCGGCCGAGAGCTGCGGTTTCACCGACACCGGCAACGAGCGCTACGCCTGCAAGCTGCGCAGCGGTCTGCAGTTCGCCGACGGCGACGCGGTCACGGCGAAGGACGTCAAGTTCTCCATCGACCGCGCCCGCGCCATCAAGGCCGACTCCGGCGTCTTCGCCCTGCTGTCCACGATCGACACCATCGAAACGCAGGGCGACAACGAAGTCATCTTCCATCTCAAGACCGCCGACGCCACCTTCCCCTTCAAGCTGTCGACCCCGGTCGCCGGCATCGTCAACCCCGACGACTACGACAAGGGCAAGCTGCGCGACGGTTTCGCGGTCGACGGATCCGGCCCCTACATCCTCAAGGCCGACACCGACGGCGACGAGATGACCAAGGCCGTGTTCACCCGCAACCCCCACTACAAGGGGACGCTGAAGGTGAACAACGACGAGGTCGACATGGTGTCCTACAAGGACGCCGACGCCATGGGCACCGCCCTCCAGAAGGGCGACATCGACCTCATGACCCGCACCATGTCGCCGGAGCAGATCAAGAAGCTCGCCGAGAGCCCCGCCGGCGGAGACATCGACCTGGTCGAACTGAACGGCCTCGAGATCCGCTACCTCGCGTTCGACACCACGGACCCGGCCGTCAAGTCCAAGGCCGTCCGCCAGGCCATGGCCCAGATCATCAACCGCAACGAGCTGGTGTCCAAGGTCTACGGCTCCCAGGCCGAACCCCTCTACTCGCTCGTCCCGGCCAGCCTCACCGGTCACTCCAACTCGTTCGTCAACACCTACGGCGAACCCAACGTCGGCAAGGCCAAGGCCCTGCTGGCCGACGCGGACATCACCAAGCCGGTGAAGCTGACGCTGAACTACACGACCGACCACTACGGTCCGGCCACCAAGCAGGAGTTCGAGGTGCTGCAGAAGCAGCTCAACGACAGCGGCCTGTTCGACGTCACCATCAAGGGCACCGCCTGGGACGCCTTCGTCCCCGCCGAGCGCAAGGGCGAGTACGCAGTCTGGGGCATGGGCTGGTTCCCCGACTTCCCCGACGCCGACAACTTCGTCGCCCCGTTCCTCGACAAGGACAACTTCCTCAAGTCGCCCTACAGCAACAGCGACATCATCGACACCCTGATCCCGTCCTCCCGCCGCGAGGCCGACCGCCAGAGCGCCACCAAGAGCCTGACGGAGATCCAGGACATCGTCGCCAAGGACGTCCCGATCCTGCCGCTGTGGCAGGGCAAGCAGTACGTCGCCGCCAACAACGACGTCACGGGCACGGCGTACGCGCTCAACTCCTCCGCGACCCTGCAACTGTGGGAGCTCGGCCGCGGCGCGAGCAGCTGA
- a CDS encoding MIP/aquaporin family protein, which produces MSSSDIFIGETIGTAILILLGGGVCAAVTLKASKARNAGWLAITFGWGFAVLTAVYTSAPLSGAHLNPAVTLALAIKDDDWSNVPVYWAGQLLGAAIGATLVWVAYYGQFHAHLTDKEIVGGPGAQSTKVKAVEAQEQGAGPVLGVFSTGPEVRVVWQNLATEIIGTIVLVLAVLTQGLNDKGNGLGNLGALITALVVVSIGLSLGGPTGYAINPARDLGPRIVHALLPLPNKGGSDWSYAWIPVVGPLIGGAIAAGLYNVAFA; this is translated from the coding sequence GTGTCCAGCTCCGACATCTTCATCGGCGAGACCATCGGTACCGCCATACTCATCCTGCTCGGCGGCGGCGTCTGCGCCGCCGTGACGCTGAAGGCCTCCAAGGCCCGCAACGCCGGCTGGCTCGCCATCACCTTCGGGTGGGGTTTCGCCGTTCTGACGGCTGTCTACACCTCGGCGCCCCTCTCCGGCGCCCACCTCAACCCGGCGGTCACCCTCGCACTCGCGATCAAGGACGACGACTGGAGCAACGTTCCGGTCTACTGGGCCGGGCAGCTGCTCGGCGCCGCCATCGGCGCCACCCTGGTCTGGGTCGCCTACTACGGCCAGTTCCACGCGCACCTGACCGACAAGGAGATCGTCGGCGGGCCGGGCGCTCAGTCCACCAAGGTCAAGGCCGTCGAGGCGCAGGAGCAGGGCGCGGGCCCGGTCCTGGGCGTCTTCTCCACCGGCCCGGAGGTCCGCGTCGTCTGGCAGAACCTGGCCACGGAGATCATCGGCACGATCGTGCTGGTCCTCGCCGTCCTCACGCAGGGCCTGAACGACAAGGGCAACGGCCTCGGCAACCTCGGCGCGCTGATCACCGCGCTCGTCGTGGTGTCGATCGGCCTCTCCCTCGGCGGCCCGACCGGCTACGCCATCAACCCGGCCCGCGACCTCGGTCCGCGCATCGTGCACGCCCTCCTGCCCCTGCCCAACAAGGGCGGCTCCGACTGGAGCTACGCCTGGATCCCGGTGGTCGGTCCGCTGATCGGCGGCGCGATCGCCGCAGGCCTCTACAACGTCGCCTTTGCTTAA